From a single Nicotiana tomentosiformis chromosome 2, ASM39032v3, whole genome shotgun sequence genomic region:
- the LOC104103979 gene encoding RNA exonuclease 4 has translation MDPSYESSDTLRNKCAACYRQFNKKEHLVEHMRISYHSVHEPMCGVCRKHCRSFESLREHLIGPLPKAECERIFKERGCDICLTILGSRSALRAHRDSCLSRPNNNGLLYRMANLGIQDDLRIDNSRGRVVSLACKMVGGGSDGSLDLCARVCLIDEHERILFHSYIKPNLPVTSYRYETTGIRPEYLRDAMPLRNVSRKIQEFLCNGEPIWQIRSKGGRSRILVGHGLDHDLKCLEMEYPAIKIRDTAKYPPLMKTSKLSNSLKYLTKAYLGYDIQTGVQDPYEDCVATMKLYKRMKSQFHKKENYPLSSDPQNKNNFATWRQNELERMSPEQLLDFSRSDYYCWCLDSQDI, from the exons ATGGATCCTAGTTATGAGTCTTCCGATACTCTCAG GAACAAGTGTGCAGCGTGTTATCGACAGTTCAACAAAAAAGAGCATTTAGTGGAACACATGAGAATATCCTATCATTCAGTTCATGAGCCCATGTGTGGAGTTTGTAGAAAACACTGTCGCTCTTTTGAATCTTTGAGGGAGCACCTTATTG GGCCACTTCCAAAGGCAGAATGCGAAAGAATTTTCAAGGAGAGAGGATGTGATATTTGTTTGACAATTCTTGGTAGCCGAAGTGCTCTACGGGCTCACAGAGACTCATGCCTCTCACGTCCAAATAATAAT GGTTTGCTGTATCGCATGGCAAATTTGGGAATTCAAGATGACCTAAGAATTGATAACAGCAGAGGAAGAGTAGTTTCCCTTGCTTGCAAAATGGTTGGTGGTGGCAGCGATGGATCTCTGGATCTATGTGCAAGAGTTTGTCTCATTGATGAACATGAGAGGATCCTCTTTCATTCATATATCAAACCAAACCTTCCTGTCACTAGTTATAG GTATGAAACAACGGGCATAAGACCAGAATATTTGAGGGATGCGATGCCATTAAGGAATGTGTCAAGAAAAATTCAAGAATTCCTTTGCAATGGGGAACCTATTTGGCAAATCCGTTCTAAAGGCGGAAGGTCTAGGATTCTTGTTGGCCATGGTTTGGATCATGATCTTAAATGTTTAGAAATGGAGTATCCAGCAATAAAGATCAG GGATACTGCAAAATACCCACCACTGATGAAAACAAGCAAGCTCAGCAACTCTCTCAAATACTTGACCAAAGCTTACCTAGG GTATGATATTCAAACTGGAGTACAAGATCCTTATGAAGACTGTGTTGCAACAATGAAGCTCTACAAGCGAATGAAATCACAATTTCACAAAAAAGAAAACTACCCTCTTTCTTCAGATccccaaaataaaaataattttgcaACGTGGAGGCAAAATGAGCTTGAGAGGATGAGTCCAGAGCAGCTGTTGGATTTCTCAAGGTCTGATTATTATTGTTGGTGCTTGGACTCACAAGATATATAA